The following is a genomic window from Moorella sp. Hama-1.
AAGCGCCTGGAGCTGCAGGCCGTAAAACTCAAGGACAACCTGCAGAAACTCGAGGATCAGGCCCGCCAGGCCCTGCAGCTGGGGCGGGAGGACTTGGCCACCACCGCTCTGGAACGCAAAGCCGCCATCCAGCAACAGCTAGATGGGCTGGAAGAACAGGTTAAGGGGCTAGAGGCCGAACAAGAAAAGCTGGCGGCCGTTGAGGCCAAACTCCAGGCCAAGGTAGAGGCCTTCCGGACGAAAAAGGAAGTCCTCAAGGCCCAGTATTCTGCCGCCCAGGCCCAGGTAAAGATCGGCGAAGCGGCCACCGGCCTTTCCGAAGAACTGGCCGACGTCTCCCTGGCCGTCCAGCGGGCGGAGGAGAAGACGGAGAATATGCGCGCCCGGGCTGCGGCCATCGACGAACTGGTCAACTCCGGCGTCCTGGATGACGCCCTGGAGACCGGCGACCCACTTGAAGCAGAGCTGAAGAAAGCCAGCGCCGGCAGCCAGGTCCAGGCCGACCTGGAACGTTTAAAGAAAGAGGTGGGCAAAGCTTGATTATACGGATTCTTACTGAAGGACAGTACCGGCTGGAGGGGCAGGCCCTGACCGACCTGGACCGCCTGGATGACAGCCTGCTGGACGCCCTGGCGGCAGGTAACCGGCAGGAGTACGAAGACAACTTCCGGGAGGTCCTGGCCCTGATTCGCGGCCGGGGCAACCGTGTTCCCGATACAGAATTGGTGGAATCCGATTTGATCCTCCCGGCGCCGGATACCACCTTTGAGGAGGCGAAGGGGCTTTTTGTCGACTACCCCCGCCAGTTGAGCTAGGGAAAAGTGGAATACCTTACAGCCTGGGCTGTAAAAAAGCAGGCATCTTTTTGGAGGAGCCTGCTTTTTTGGTGGTTATATATGGAATAATATGCTATAATAGCCATAAGATGGCATGGGGATATAAAATGCAGGCTATTAGGGGCCGGCGGGTACAGGCGAAGGGCGATTTGGTTCGCGGCGCTAGATACTTGCGCGAAGCCACAGCGAGGCGGCGGTGAGCGGGATGGGGATCGGAACGTAAATTGAGGAACGAAGAGTTCCGCTCCCCGCTGCGTTCATTCAAAGGGATACAGCCGAGCCACCCCCGCCGCTTAAGCAACTGAACGCCAAGTTTGCTCGCCGAGAACCACGGGAGCATGGAGACCTGTACCGCCAGCCCCTAGCCAAAGGCTTACCACAAGAATCCACTTTTGCCAGAACCCTATTTTCGCAGGAGCCCCTCATGGGGGCAAACTCCACCAGCGAACGGGAGAAATGAGAGGCAAGGCTTTAATCTGAAACTGGCGCAGCCAGTTTCGCCAAGCCTCCCACCTCTCACCTCCAACCTCACACATCTCATTTCGGGGGAGGAGAAAGATGCGTAAGGCTAGTTTGACGGGGTTGATTCTGTTCCTTATGTTTTTGCCCTGGGGTACGGCCTGGGCCGGCCCCACCGCGGACAAACTGCTCTCCCTGCTGCCGCCGGCCAGGGCGCAGGCGACGGAACTGAGCCGGGGCGGTTTTGCCGTCATGCTGGCCGCCGCCGCCGGGATCAAGGGGGAGGACGAAGCCGGCGACCTGCCCGGGGATGTGCCGCCGGGCAGCTGGTATGCCCCGGCCCTCCAGGCCCTGTGGCAGCAGGGCCTGATCCAGGGTTATCCGGGCGGCACCCTGCGGCCGGAGCAGCCCATCACCGGCCTGGAAGCAGTTATCCTCACCGCCAGGGCCCTGGGGCTGCCCAACGAGATCAGCGGCCGGGGAAGTCCGGCCAGGGTGGAGACCGTGCCTTATGGCATGAGCCAGTACACCTTTTTCCAGCACATGGGTTTACTGCCGCCGGGGGAGCCGGGGAGCATCCTGGAGCCGGCTGCAGCGGCAGGGTGGCTGGCAGCCGTCTTCGGTTCTGAAAGCCAGGCGGAAAACCTCCTGGACCGTTGCCGCCAGGCCCTGGCCCGGCAGCAGGCCATCAGGGTCCAGGGCCAGGTCAGCCTGCAATTCCACAGCCGGCCCGGTTTACCGGCTACCGCCGAACTGGACCGCCTGGTTATCCAGGGCGACTCTCTGAATGAGGTTATCCTGCCGGGAGGAATGCACCAGCTCGTTACCCTGCAACTGGAAAAGCAGCGGGAGATGACCATCGAGCAATTTGTCACTGCTGGCCGCCTCTACCGGCGGGTGACCGGCAGTGGCAGCGCCGCCGGGGCGTGGCAGGCTTTAACGCCGGCGCCGGAGGTGGCCGTCCTCCTGCGCCAGCAGCAGAACCTGGGTTTGCCGGCAGGTGTTTATCCCTACCTGCATTATCGTTACCTGGGGAAAAGGGAGATAGAAGGCCGGGAGGTAGTGGGGGTGAGCTTCTATGCCCGGCAGAATAAGCCGGAAGTGACCGGCGATCTCCTGCCGCCACAGTTCTTCGGCGGTAACCTGGAGGGTTATTTGGAACAGCCGGATAAAATCATCCGCTCCGTGTCTTACTGGGGGATTGTCTACCTGGATGCCGGGAGTTTTTTACCTGTGGGAAGTGACCTGAACCTGGTCCTATCCTTCGCCCCCGGCCGCGGCAGGCAGCAGATAACAATGGCGGCCATGGAGATGCGTTTCCAGGCCACAGCCTATGCCTTCGAGGGTTTTAAAATCGAGCTACCGGCGGCTGCGGTGGCGGCGCCAGTACAGGAAAACCAGTAGCACCAGGCCGGCGGCGATAACGACGTCGAAACGATGGAAGAGGGGCCCCAGGGCCTCCCAGTTGGCCCCCAGCTGGCGGCCGACATAAACAAGGAGGATGGACCAGGGCAGGGACCCCAGAAAGGTGTAGACAACGAAGCGACCGAAGGGCATGGCGGCAATGCCGGCCGGCAGGGAGATAAAGGTACGAATAATGGGCATCAACCGGGTAAAGAAGACCGTAGCCTCGCCGTAGCGGTTAAACCACTTCTCCGCCACGGCAAATTCTTTTTCCGAGAAGAAGACGTAGCGGCCATACTTCCTTAAAAAAGGCCGGCCGCCCCACAGGCCTATGAAATAGGCGGCTATGGAACCGATGGTACCACCGACGGTACCGGCCAGGACGGTTCCCCAGAAACCCAGGCGACCCGTACTGACCAGGTAACCGCCAAAGGGAAGGATGACCTCGCTGGGCAGGGGGATACAGGCACTCTCCAGGGCCATGGCCACAGCAACACCGGTATAACCAAAACCGGCGATGGCGCCGGTAATGGCCTGGAACAAAGGGGCCAGTAAACTGGACAATCAAGAACCTCCTCTGAAATGAGATGTGCGAAGTGGGATGCTATTTTATTATACCAGGCCCTATCTTGGAGGAACAACTAAGAATTTGATTAAAGGTCAGCGCCAGCCCAGATAAAGGAACCCGGTTGCCCCTAACCCCGGTTGCGCAGGGAAGAGGTTTTTCTTTTTCCCGGCACTGCGCCCGGCGTCAATGCATCTTGAGGCGCCTTACCGGTAGTTTTTTTCATAGCCTGGCGCTGCAGTGGCGCCGGCTGGCCGCGGAGGCCGCGCACGGCGGCGACCATCAAAGTCAGGGCTGGCAGGAGGATGGTTATCGGCAGGCTGTAAAAGGGCCAGATGCGGGTGAACTGGATCATCTGGGGGAAGGAGACAAAGAGGTGCAGGGCGAAGGGGGCGATAAGGAGCCCCAGGGGCAGGACCAGGGGCCGGTAATCCTTGAGCTTCAGCAGGGTAGCCAGACCCAGGGCGAGGAAATAAAAAGGCAGGCAGAGCTTGATAAACCCGGCGAAGGTCCACATAAAGATAATCAGGGCATCCAGGCGCTGCAGGAAATCCCCCAGGTTGATGAGCTGGACGGCCACCAGGGAAGGAAAGTTCACCCGCTCGGCTTCACTGGCCCCCAGAACGGCCACGTTCCGGAAGGCCACTAAGCTGGTGATCAGGGCGGCAAAAGCCATAGCCAGGGCGAAGGGTAAAAAAGATTTTTTCGGTTTGACCAGGAAGGGGATAACCACCAGGAAGAGGAAGGTCTCCGCAAAGGGGAAGGCGAGGATCGGGAGAATCCCCTGGATAACCGGAAGAAACTTGCCGTCGGGGAGGAGGGGTAACAGGTTCTCCAGGTGGGTCAGGTTGGGGGTGGCAAAGGTAAGAATGTCCAGCAGGATCATTATCAAATAAAGCCAGGGGGATAGGAGTTCGGCCAGGCGCGCCACCGGCTCCAGGCCCGAGCGTATTATCCAGGCCGCCAGGGCCGCGAGGATACCGATAAAGACCCCCATAGGCGTCTGGACCATGATGGCTACGACATATAACTCGCCCAGGTTGCGCAGTATTAAAGCGGCCAGGTGAAAGCTGAGCCAGAGGTAAAAGAGAACCACCAGGGTGCCCAGCCAACGGCCCAGGACCCTGGGGGTATATTGGAAGGGGGTTTCGCCGGGAAAACGCACTCCTAGGGCGGTATAAAGCCAGGCGACACCAATACCCAGAACCCCCGCTAGAAGTACCGATAGCCAGGCACTCTCTTTAGCCGGGCCCACGGGGATGATAAGGGTCGTAGTGCCAATTAAGAAACCGGTCAGGAGCATCGCCAGTTGCCAACCGCTTATGCGGCCGTCTTCGCGCAGGGCCCTGCACCTCCTAGATGCTAATTGAGCTATAGGACTGCAGACCGGTCCCTTGGGATGGTCGCGGGTTGTGTACCCAATTTACATTCACTCCGGGACAAATGGGGTTGCACGCCGATCCCCTGGCAGCCGCAGTGCCTGTCTCCCGGCTCATAGAGGCGTGAGCAAAGGGCGTGAGCAGGCTCCTAATAGCATAACCTGGTAAGGAAGGTTATATGTGATAGGGCAGGTATAAAATGCAGTTTCCCGGCCATGCTAACCTTATGAGCAGGGTGAGTAAGGGTTACTGGTTGATCATCCTGAGTATCCTCCTGGCGGGTGTACTGGCCGGCTGCTGGGACCGGCGGGAGATCAATGAGCTGGCTATTGTTGCCTCGGCCGCGGTAGACCTGGAGCCGGATGGTACCAGGGTGATTACGGCCGAGCTCTACCAGCCCCCCGGCGGAGGCGGCCAGGAGGGTGGGGGCGTCACCGTTGGCCCCCAGCGCCAGGCCCACTTGGCGACAGGGCGGGGACCCAACTTTTTTGAAGCCATCCGCGAATTAGCCCTGAAGGTGCCTTTAAGGGTCTACTGGGCCCACGATAACGCCATTATCGTAGGGGAAGACCTGGCCCGTCAGGGGCTCCGGGAGGTCCTGGATTTCTGGGACCGTAACCACGAGCTACGGCGCGGTACCATGATTCTCATCGCCCGGGGCCGGGCAGAAGAGGTAATTACCCGGGTCCAGGGAGGCCTGCAGCAAACCCTGGGCCAGGAGATTACCGGCCTGAATAAATGGGTTAAGGTCAATGGCTCCACCAGGATCCCCACCACCCACGAAATTTTTGGCGAGCTTTCCGGGGGTGCGGCCAACACGGTTTTGCCGGTGATTACCGTCAGCCCTCAGGCCATGCCGCCCCGGACTACGACACCCAAAGCCGGTGACCAGAGGCAGCAGGCCTTACCCCTTGAGGCGGATACGGCCCGGCTGGAGGGTATGGCCTTCTTTCAGCATGATAAACTCATGGGCTGGCTGGATCCCCGCCAGAGCCGCGGTCTGGCCTGGACCCAGGGCTGGGTAGCCCGGGGCGGCCTGGAGGTAAAATGCCCCCAGGACCAGGAGAAAGCTGTCGTCGAGACCATGTCTACCGAGCACCAGGTAGGGATTACAATGCAGGGCGGGCAATTGCGGGGGCAAATTAAGGTTAAGGTTACCGGAGATTTAACCGAACAAGGGTGTTTCCATGACCTGACTAAAGACGAAGCCCGGCGGGAGATCGAGAAACAAATGGCCGCCCTAGTTACCTGCGAGATCCAGGCTGCCCTGGCGGCGACCCGGGCCAGCGGCACCGACGTCTTTGGTTTCGGCGGGGCCGTAAGCCGCAGGTATCCCGGAGTCTGGCAGCAGCTACAGATGCAGTGGCGGGAGCAGTATAAAACCCTGCCCGTGGACGTGGCGGTGGAAGCCCATGTGGTCCGGACGGGGCTGACGGCCCGGCCGTGGCAGCCCCGGGCGCGGTAGAGAGCAGGTTGTGACCGGCAAAAGGAACGGTAGGGTTTGTCAGAACTAACAGGACTGTGAGGCTTTATGATGAAGATCTATCTGGCAATTTTGGTAGTTTTTTTGGCCGCGGCGATCTTTATGATGGAGGGGCCGGCCCTCCTGCGGGCCCGGGCCTGGCGGGACTTCGTTATCTTTTGTATCTTTCTTTTTCTGGGGATGGTCGTCAGTATTCTGCCGGCTATGGGGGTTAAACTGCCTTCACCCAGCAACTTCCTGACCCACCTCTTTGATCCCCTGGCCAACCTGGTGCTGGGTCCGCCGGGGCAATAGTGGGCGGGGACGCAAACTGACCATCCTCCCTGGCCGAATCTCCTGTCGAGCATGCCAGCCAGGCAGGAAAAAAAGCCCCCTGCGGCGAAATAAACAAAAGCGGTTATGGGAGAAAGGAGAGAACGTTAAATCATCTTTAATTTTTGTGCCATTGATGCAGGAAAATTAAACCGGAAGGCGAATATATAAAGAGAAACACCTTCCGGCCCGGACGGCCAGGGAAGGGTTTGGGCGGTGGGCCACCGCCGTAAACTTATTAAAAAGGAGGCAAATCATGTTAAAGAAAGGGAAGAGACTTCTTGCTTTACTGCTGGTGGTTGTCTTTGCCGGGAGCCTGCTCCTGAGCGGTTGTGCTAAAAAGAGCCAGCCCGCTCCCCAGGCTGGGGCCGGGGACCAGAAAGCCAAGTTTAAAATCGCAGCCCTGCTGCCGGGCCCTATTAACGACGGCGGTTGGAACGCCTCGGCCTACGATGGCATCCAGAAGGCCGGCAAAGAGCTGGGGGCGGAAGTCGTCTACCGCGAGAGCGTGCCCCAGTCCGACTTTGAAGAGGCCTTCCGCGCCTATGCCTCCCAGGGTTATAATGTGATCATCGGCCACGGTTTCCAGTTTGGCGACGCCGCCAAGAAGGTGGCCAAGGAGTTTCCCAAGACTACATTCTTAATCACCGATAGCAACATATCCCAGGATCCCAATGTCGGCTCCTATAGCGTCCTGGCCAAACAGGCCGGTTTCCTGGGCGGCGCCCTGGCGGCCTTGATGACCAAGTCGAATAAAGTGGCCTGCGTCGGCGGTCTGTCCATCCCGCCGGTGACGGATACCATCGAGGGCTTTAAAAAGGGCGTGAAGTACGTCAACCCCAAGGTGACCCCCCTGACGGCCATTACCGGCAGTTTTGAGGATGTAGCCAAAGCCAAGGAAACAGCCCGCGCCTTCATTGATCAAGGGGCGGACATCATGATGCACAACGCCGACCAGGCCGGCCTGGGGGTCATCCAGGCGGCCCAGGAGAAGAAAATCCTGGCCATCGGCGTCATTAAGGACCAGAGCGGCATCGCCCCGGATACCGTCTTCGTCAGCGCCTACCGGAACATTGCCGACGGTATCGTGTACATGATCAAGCAGGTGCAGCAAGGTCAATTCAAAGCCCAGTTCTATCCCCTGGGCGTCAAGCAGGACGTTGTCGGCCTCTACTGGAATGACAAGTTGAAGGACAAGGTGTCGCCGGAGGTTAAGACGAAGATCGATCAGATTATCAAAGACCTCAAAGACGGCAAGATCGACATCGATAAACTACCCGAGTAGGGGTAAACCAAGATAACGCTAAGATTATATCAGGGCCGGTGCCAGGAAGGCACCGGCCCTTTCTATAACCCGGCGTGGAGCGGCACGCGCCAATCCACGTCCGGGTGCCGGCCTGTTGCCGGGGCCAGGGGTGGTTCTTCTCTTTTGCCCCAACTTACGCTATAATAACTTTATTATGGCGTGCAGGAAGGAGCAAGTGGTTTTGTCGGTAGTGGAGCTGTTAAAAGAGAAGATCCGCCAGGAAGGGCGGGTAATATCCGACGACGTCCTCAAGGTGGATTCCTTTTTAAACCACCAGATCGACCCGGTGTTGATGTTGCAGGTCGGCGAGGAGTTTGCCCGCCGCTTTAGTGACGCCGGCATTACTAAAGTCCTGACGGTGGAGGCCTCCGGCATTGCCGTGGCCCTGATGACCGGTCTCAGCCTTCGGGTGCCGGTGGTCTTTGCCAAGAAAAAGCAGCCCTCCACCATGGAGGGCGATACTTACTGCGGCCGGGTGCGTTCTTTTACTAAAGAAGAAATCATAGATATAGTAGTAGCCGGGAGCTACCTGGGACCGGCCGACCGGGTGCTGATTATCGACGACTTCCTGGCCTCAGGGGAAGCGATCCGGGGCTTGCTGAAGATCATTAACCAGGCCGGAGCCACCCTGGTGGGTGTGGGCACGGTCATCGAGAAGGTCTTCCAGACCGGCGGTGAGGCCCTGCGCGACCAGGGCCTGCGGGTGGAATCCCTGGTCCAGATCGGCAGCCTGGCCGGTGGCGAGATTGAGTTTTTGAACTGATCTGTTACGGGCGAACGGGTTGTAGGCTAAGAATCGGTGAAATAGGCAGGCGCAGATGCCGTTGTCTCCCTGGGTGCCTAAAGAATTTTGCCGTATTTTCTCCCAGAGAAGCAGGAATTTCTATGGCCGTGGCGTATATAACTATTTAGAGAATAACGGTAACGAATAACACTAAACACTAAGGAATATCAGCAACATCTAAATAAGCGACTTCCGAGTTGTCTCTTCCCTCCGGGAAGGGCAAACGTCAGGGCCGGGGAGCAATCCCTTGACCTGCTATTGGGCAAAGGAAGGTACTCTTTTCTGTAAGAGTATCTTTTTCTTTGCCCGGGTGCAGGCTTAGCTGGGGCTGGCGGATACAGACGGAGGGCGACTGGGAGAACCCTATTTTTAGGAGGTGAGGCAAGAGGGAGGGGCGAAGGAGTAAGAAACGATGTCGAATTTGTGATGAAAATCGCGTTTGTGGTCAAAATCGCGAAAGGGGGAATTATTTTGTCCAAGGTACTGGTAGTAGAACAGGACAAATGCACTGCCTGCCGTCGCTGTGAACTGGCCTGCGCCTTCAAACACACCGGCGAATTTAACCCGGCGGCGGCCCGGTTGTCGGTTGCGGCCTTCCTGGATGAAGATTACTACCAACCGGTGGTCTGCCAGCACTGTGACGAACCGGCCTGCATGGCCGTCTGCCCGGCCGGGGCCATCAGCCGCGACGTGAAGACAAATGCCGTAGTAATCAACGAGGATCGCTGTATCGGCTGCCGCATGTGCGTCATGGCCTGTCCCTTTGGAGGGACCGATTATTCAATCGCCGAACAGAAGGTCGTCAAATGTGACCTCTGCGGGGGCGAACCAGAGTGCGTTTTAAATTGCCCCTGGGATGCGATTCAATATAAAGAGCCGTCTGGCCAGGCTTTGAGCCGGCGCCAGCAGGTGGCTCGCCGGTTTCAGGCTGCTTTACGGGAGGTGGTCTAGATGTATGGTTGGATGGGCCAATTGCTGCGGGTAAATTTAAGCAGCGGCGAGGCTAAGGTCGAGAAATTAGATCCGGTGCTGGCTCGGGATTATGTCGGCGCCCGGGGCCTGGCGAGCAAGATACTTTATGATGAAGTCGATCCCCAGGTTGACCCCCTGGCGCCAGAGAACAAGCTTATCTTCATGACCGGTCCCCTCACCGGCACGACGGCCATTTCCGGCAGCCGCTATAACGTTGTCACCAAATCGCCCCTGACAGGGGCTATCGCCGCCTCTAGCTCCGGTGGCTATTTTGGCGGCGAGCTGAAGTATGCCGGTTTCGACGGTATTATCTTTGAAGGCCGGGCGGCCGAGCCGGTTTACCTGTGGATTGAAGACGGCTCCTTTGAGCTGCGGCCGGCCGGTGAACTCTGGGGGAAAAACGTTCCTGAGACGGAAGACGCCGTTAAAGCGGCCACCTGTCCTGACGCCAAAGTGGCCTGCATCGGCCCGGCGGGGGAGAAGCTGGTGCGCTTTGCCTGCATCATGAACGATAAACACCGGGCCGCCGGCCGCTCCGGCGTCGGCGCCGTCATGGGGTCCAAAAACCTGAAGGCCATCGCCGTCCGCGGTCACGGCGGGGTGAAGGTGGCCGACGGCCCGGCCTTCCGGGAGGCTGTCCTGGCCGCCCTGGCCAAGATCAAGGCCAACGACGTCACCCACGGCGGGCTACCAACCTATGGCACCGGCGTCCTGGTCAACGTCATCAACGCCCACGGCGGCCTGCCGACCCGGAACTTCCAGACCGGTGTCTTCCCCGGGGCGGAGAAAATCAGCGGTGAAGCCCTGGCAGCCAACTACCTGGTACGCAAGAAGGGCTGCCTGGCCTGTCCCATGGCCTGTGGCCGCGCTACCCTGGTCCCCGGCGGGCCCTATGCCGGCCACGGTGAAGGACCGGAGTATGAGGCCCAGTGGTCCCTGGGGGCTGACTGCGGCATCGACGATTTGGCGGCCATCGTCAAGGCCAATTTCCTGGCCAACGAGTTGGGCTACGACCCCATTACCTTCGGTTCCACCCTGGCCTGCGCCATGGAGCTTTACGAAAAGGGTTACCTGCCGGCCGGGGATACCGAGGTGCCCCTGGAATTCGGCAATGCCGCCGTGCTGGTAGAAACGGCCCGCCAGGTGGCCTATCGTGAGGGCATCGGCGACCTGCTGGCCGAGGGTTCCTACCGCCTGGCCGAGCGCTACGGCCATCCGGAGCTTTCCATGACCAGCAAGAAGCAGGAATACCCGGCCTATGACCCCCGGGCCTTCCAGGGCATCGGCCTCAACTACGCTACTTCCAACCGTGGCGGCTGCCACGTCCGCGGCTATACCATCGCCGCCGAGGTCCTGGGCATCCCCGTCCAGGCTGATCCCCTTTCCTCTGAGGGCAAGGCGGCCCTGGATAAGGCCTTCCAGGATCTCACCGCCCTGGTAGACGCCGGCGGTATCT
Proteins encoded in this region:
- a CDS encoding Ger(x)C family spore germination protein gives rise to the protein MQFPGHANLMSRVSKGYWLIILSILLAGVLAGCWDRREINELAIVASAAVDLEPDGTRVITAELYQPPGGGGQEGGGVTVGPQRQAHLATGRGPNFFEAIRELALKVPLRVYWAHDNAIIVGEDLARQGLREVLDFWDRNHELRRGTMILIARGRAEEVITRVQGGLQQTLGQEITGLNKWVKVNGSTRIPTTHEIFGELSGGAANTVLPVITVSPQAMPPRTTTPKAGDQRQQALPLEADTARLEGMAFFQHDKLMGWLDPRQSRGLAWTQGWVARGGLEVKCPQDQEKAVVETMSTEHQVGITMQGGQLRGQIKVKVTGDLTEQGCFHDLTKDEARREIEKQMAALVTCEIQAALAATRASGTDVFGFGGAVSRRYPGVWQQLQMQWREQYKTLPVDVAVEAHVVRTGLTARPWQPRAR
- the pspAA gene encoding PspA-associated protein PspAA, whose protein sequence is MIIRILTEGQYRLEGQALTDLDRLDDSLLDALAAGNRQEYEDNFREVLALIRGRGNRVPDTELVESDLILPAPDTTFEEAKGLFVDYPRQLS
- a CDS encoding GerAB/ArcD/ProY family transporter; the encoded protein is MGYTTRDHPKGPVCSPIAQLASRRCRALREDGRISGWQLAMLLTGFLIGTTTLIIPVGPAKESAWLSVLLAGVLGIGVAWLYTALGVRFPGETPFQYTPRVLGRWLGTLVVLFYLWLSFHLAALILRNLGELYVVAIMVQTPMGVFIGILAALAAWIIRSGLEPVARLAELLSPWLYLIMILLDILTFATPNLTHLENLLPLLPDGKFLPVIQGILPILAFPFAETFLFLVVIPFLVKPKKSFLPFALAMAFAALITSLVAFRNVAVLGASEAERVNFPSLVAVQLINLGDFLQRLDALIIFMWTFAGFIKLCLPFYFLALGLATLLKLKDYRPLVLPLGLLIAPFALHLFVSFPQMIQFTRIWPFYSLPITILLPALTLMVAAVRGLRGQPAPLQRQAMKKTTGKAPQDALTPGAVPGKRKTSSLRNRG
- a CDS encoding PspA/IM30 family protein, encoding MGILSRMSTIFKAKMNKVLDHAENPQETLDYSYQRQLEMLQNVKRNLTDVVASKKRLELQAVKLKDNLQKLEDQARQALQLGREDLATTALERKAAIQQQLDGLEEQVKGLEAEQEKLAAVEAKLQAKVEAFRTKKEVLKAQYSAAQAQVKIGEAATGLSEELADVSLAVQRAEEKTENMRARAAAIDELVNSGVLDDALETGDPLEAELKKASAGSQVQADLERLKKEVGKA
- a CDS encoding DedA family protein; amino-acid sequence: MSSLLAPLFQAITGAIAGFGYTGVAVAMALESACIPLPSEVILPFGGYLVSTGRLGFWGTVLAGTVGGTIGSIAAYFIGLWGGRPFLRKYGRYVFFSEKEFAVAEKWFNRYGEATVFFTRLMPIIRTFISLPAGIAAMPFGRFVVYTFLGSLPWSILLVYVGRQLGANWEALGPLFHRFDVVIAAGLVLLVFLYWRRHRSRR
- a CDS encoding S-layer homology domain-containing protein, with the translated sequence MRKASLTGLILFLMFLPWGTAWAGPTADKLLSLLPPARAQATELSRGGFAVMLAAAAGIKGEDEAGDLPGDVPPGSWYAPALQALWQQGLIQGYPGGTLRPEQPITGLEAVILTARALGLPNEISGRGSPARVETVPYGMSQYTFFQHMGLLPPGEPGSILEPAAAAGWLAAVFGSESQAENLLDRCRQALARQQAIRVQGQVSLQFHSRPGLPATAELDRLVIQGDSLNEVILPGGMHQLVTLQLEKQREMTIEQFVTAGRLYRRVTGSGSAAGAWQALTPAPEVAVLLRQQQNLGLPAGVYPYLHYRYLGKREIEGREVVGVSFYARQNKPEVTGDLLPPQFFGGNLEGYLEQPDKIIRSVSYWGIVYLDAGSFLPVGSDLNLVLSFAPGRGRQQITMAAMEMRFQATAYAFEGFKIELPAAAVAAPVQENQ
- a CDS encoding BMP family protein, yielding MLKKGKRLLALLLVVVFAGSLLLSGCAKKSQPAPQAGAGDQKAKFKIAALLPGPINDGGWNASAYDGIQKAGKELGAEVVYRESVPQSDFEEAFRAYASQGYNVIIGHGFQFGDAAKKVAKEFPKTTFLITDSNISQDPNVGSYSVLAKQAGFLGGALAALMTKSNKVACVGGLSIPPVTDTIEGFKKGVKYVNPKVTPLTAITGSFEDVAKAKETARAFIDQGADIMMHNADQAGLGVIQAAQEKKILAIGVIKDQSGIAPDTVFVSAYRNIADGIVYMIKQVQQGQFKAQFYPLGVKQDVVGLYWNDKLKDKVSPEVKTKIDQIIKDLKDGKIDIDKLPE
- a CDS encoding aldehyde ferredoxin oxidoreductase family protein, yielding MYGWMGQLLRVNLSSGEAKVEKLDPVLARDYVGARGLASKILYDEVDPQVDPLAPENKLIFMTGPLTGTTAISGSRYNVVTKSPLTGAIAASSSGGYFGGELKYAGFDGIIFEGRAAEPVYLWIEDGSFELRPAGELWGKNVPETEDAVKAATCPDAKVACIGPAGEKLVRFACIMNDKHRAAGRSGVGAVMGSKNLKAIAVRGHGGVKVADGPAFREAVLAALAKIKANDVTHGGLPTYGTGVLVNVINAHGGLPTRNFQTGVFPGAEKISGEALAANYLVRKKGCLACPMACGRATLVPGGPYAGHGEGPEYEAQWSLGADCGIDDLAAIVKANFLANELGYDPITFGSTLACAMELYEKGYLPAGDTEVPLEFGNAAVLVETARQVAYREGIGDLLAEGSYRLAERYGHPELSMTSKKQEYPAYDPRAFQGIGLNYATSNRGGCHVRGYTIAAEVLGIPVQADPLSSEGKAALDKAFQDLTALVDAGGICLFTTFALGAPDVVSMLAPATGVAYNEERGLLVGERIYNLERLFNFAAGLTKDDDTLAPRLLEEPMPEGPAKGKTSSLAQMLAEYYQVRGWDEEGRVTAATRERLGL
- a CDS encoding 4Fe-4S dicluster domain-containing protein, which produces MSKVLVVEQDKCTACRRCELACAFKHTGEFNPAAARLSVAAFLDEDYYQPVVCQHCDEPACMAVCPAGAISRDVKTNAVVINEDRCIGCRMCVMACPFGGTDYSIAEQKVVKCDLCGGEPECVLNCPWDAIQYKEPSGQALSRRQQVARRFQAALREVV
- a CDS encoding xanthine phosphoribosyltransferase; protein product: MELLKEKIRQEGRVISDDVLKVDSFLNHQIDPVLMLQVGEEFARRFSDAGITKVLTVEASGIAVALMTGLSLRVPVVFAKKKQPSTMEGDTYCGRVRSFTKEEIIDIVVAGSYLGPADRVLIIDDFLASGEAIRGLLKIINQAGATLVGVGTVIEKVFQTGGEALRDQGLRVESLVQIGSLAGGEIEFLN